The proteins below come from a single Papaver somniferum cultivar HN1 chromosome 11, ASM357369v1, whole genome shotgun sequence genomic window:
- the LOC113324010 gene encoding dehydration-responsive element-binding protein 1D-like, translated as MNYEYSYEYSSLSSPSSSSSGTDQRLYSDNNFGSNGKSPLSSLASESPPQLVSHKKRAGRKKFKETRHPIYRGVRERKNDKWVCEVREPGNSKSRIWLGTHSSPEMAARAYDVAALALRGKSAPLNFENSPWVLPRAKSSSIKDIQAAVAEASLAFPFSPDSGPSPMMTNRVSHFKQLSRRVENNVDEAIQENSSKFLDEEALFNMPSLIASMAEGMLLDPPKEGYYFDDLEYGVDSNLWSE; from the coding sequence ATGAACTATGAATACTCATATGAGTATTCTTCCCTTTcctcaccgtcttcatcatcGTCCGGGACAGACCAAAGATTGTACTCAGACAACAACTTCGGATCAAACGGGAAAtcaccattatcatctttggcGTCAGAGTCACCACCGCAATTAGTATCACATAAGAAAAGGGCAGGAAGAAAGAAGTTCAAAGAAACTAGACATCCGATTTATAGAGGAGTAAGGGAGAGGAAAAATGATAAGTGGGTTTGTGAAGTTAGAGAGCCAGGTAATAGCAAATCAAGAATTTGGCTTGGAACTCATTCAAGTCCTGAAATGGCAGCTAGAGCTTATGATGTTGCCGCATTAGCTCTTCGAGGAAAATCGGCTCCGCTGAATTTCGAAAATTCTCCGTGGGTTTTACCTCGTGCTAAGTCATCGTCTATTAAAGATATTCAAGCTGCTGTTGCCGAAGCCTCTCTAGCTTTCCCATTCTCGCCTGATTCTGGACCATCTCCGATGATGACCAACAGAGTGTCACATTTTAAGCAATTATCCAGAAGAGTGGAAAACAATGTTGATGAAGCAATTCAAGAAAATTCTTCCAAGTTTTTGGACGAAGAAGCGTTGTTTAATATGCCGTCATTAATCGCCAGCATGGCGGAAGGGATGCTACTTGACCCACCAAAGGAGGGTTACTATTTTGATGACTTGGAGTACGGTGTGGACAGCAATTTGTGGAGTGAGTAG
- the LOC113324011 gene encoding dehydration-responsive element-binding protein 1B-like, protein MSSAHSSEYSNSPSSSSSTDLNSLSDLEELIQSSVLAPELRSHKKRAGRKIFKETRHPVYRGVRLRKNDKWVCEVREPNSKSRIWLGTHSTPEMAARAYDVAALALRGNLAPLNFEDSLWVLPRAKSSAAKDIQIAAAEAARAFPLPTYSKSSSIRRKSSQSVTSKASRTIEFAETFTDTSLRPEAFFDEEALYYMPALIDSMAEGMLLDPPPQDFYYFDAVACRADSSLWSA, encoded by the coding sequence atgagtTCTGCACACTCGTCTGAGTACTCGAATTCACCTTCATCATCGTCAAGTACAGACCTAAATTCTCTTTCAGACTTGGAGGAATTAATCCAGAGTTCGGTATTGGCACCGGAGTTGCGGTCACATAAGAAAAGGGCAGGAAGAAAGATCTTTAAGGAAACTAGACATCCAGTTTATAGAGGAGTAAGATTGAGGAAGAATGATAAATGGGTATGTGAAGTTAGAGAACCCAATAGCAAATCAAGAATATGGCTAGGAACTCATTCAACACCTGAGATGGCAGCTAGAGCTTATGATGTTGCTGCATTGGCTCTTAGAGGGAATTTGGCTCCATTAAATTTTGAAGATTCTCTATGGGTGTTACCTCGTGCTAAGTCATCAGCGGCTAAAGATATTCAAATTGCTGCTGCCGAAGCCGCCCGTGCATTTCCACTCCCCACTTActcaaaatcatcatcaattaGAAGGAAATCATCACAATCTGTTACCTCTAAAGCATCCAGAACAATTGAATTTGCAGAGACATTTACCGATACCTCTCTAAGGCCGGAGGCATTTTTCGATGAAGAAGCGTTGTATTATATGCCGGCATTAATTGACAGCATGGCTGAAGGGATGCTACTTGATCCACCACCACAAGACTTTTACTATTTCGACGCCGTGGCGTGCAGGGCAGACAGCAGTTTGTGGAGTGCCTAG